CATCTCGGTTCCCTCGTTCTGATTTTTCGTTGAAGCGACTCTTGCGTCTCAATGTTCCGGGCGGCGCGAGGCGCAGGCCGGCTACTTCACCCGGCCCAGTTCGACCATGCGCTCGCCCTTGCGGCGGATCACACGGCACTGCTCGACGACGGCGTCGAAGTTCTCGGTGACCTTGCCCCAGAAGTTCGGCGCGGTCCATCCGGTCGGGCCTGCGGTACGGGCGCCCTCGCCGTAGACGAGGCCGATTTCCCAAAACTCGTCCGGATCCATCTTGAAGTAGTTCTTGGGCTGGTAGAACCAAAGGAGCTCGCCTGCGGCCGGGAAGCTGGTGATGTTCTCCGGTCCGAGCGAGCGGGGGTCGAAGGTCTGGGCGCTCTCGGGCAGGCCCATCATGATCTCCGGTCCGGTGAAGGACGCATGCAGCGCCGGCCACTGGATCGGCTGGTGCAGCGCCCCCCAGATCGCGTCGCACGTCTTCGGCGCCACGTCCTCATAAAGAGAGATGATGCCGGTCACGTTGGCTTCGAGAAACTTGATGTAGAGCTTGCGCTCGGACATAGGTCCTTACTCCCTGTTGATCGACAAATAGGAACAGAAAACGGGGAGTTGGTCCAATTCAATCGCAAGATCGGCGCAATCAGGAAAATTTATCACGTCGATCGGCGGACGGCGCCATCAAGGGTTGCAGACGCAGCGACGCCGGCCGCCGCAGGGACGGGCGTCGCGTCTTCCCTTGCGCGAGCCTCCGGCTTTCGGTCACACTGCACCGACGGCCGTCCGGCTCGCCCGCCTGAGCGCGGTTCCGCCGGGTTCGACCGCATGCCTCGACGGGATGGCGCTTCCATGATCGGCACGAAGATGCATCCGCCCCATCTGCGCGCCGCACTGATCGAGCGGGCGCGCCTCCTGCGGCTGCTCGGCCAGGCCGCCGAAGGAAAGCTCACCATCGTCTCCTCGCCGGCTGGCTTCGGCAAGTCGACGCTGCTTGCGCAATGGGCGCAGTCGGTCGAGGGCGGCCGCGTCGCCTGGCTGTCGATCGACCGGCTCGACAACGATCTCGCGCGCTTCCTGAAGTATCTGGCCGGCACCCTCCACCGGGTGGATCCCGAAATCGCCGAGAATGCGGGATCCCTGATCGATTCCAGCCCCGTGACGCCGGTCGACTCGCTGCTCACCAGCATCATCAACGATCTTTCCCGCGCCGCGGAGCCGATCTTCCTCGTGCTCGACGACGCGCACCTGATCGTGTCGCAGGAAATCGCGGCCTTTCTCAACGCTCTCGTCGCCTATGCGCCTCCGGCGTTCCACGTGGTGCTCGCCACCCGCGGCGACCTGCCGATCGAACTGGCGGGCATGAAGATGAAGGGTCAGGTGGTCAGTCTCGGCGATGGCGATCTCCGCTTTTCGCTGGAGGAGAGCGAGGACTATCTTCTCAACGTCTGCGGCCTCGATCTGGCGATCCCGGCGATCGTGTCGCTGCACCGCAAGACGGAGGGCTGGCCGGCCGGCCTGCAGCTCGCGGCGCTGGCGCTGGCCCACGAAGCCTCGCCGGAGGCCTTCATCGCCGAGTTCTCCGGCAGCCAGCGCGACGTCGCGACCTTCCTCGCGCATGACGTGCTGGCGCGCCAGAGACCCGAGATCCAGGAGTTCCTGCTTCGGACGTCGGTTCTCGACCGCTTCTGCCTGGGGCTTTCCCGCGCGCTCTGCCCCGACATCGACTGTGCGGCGGCGCTGGAGACGGTCGAACGGTCGAACCTGTTCCTGATCGCGCTCGACAATTCGGGCCAGTGGTTCCGCTACCACCATCTGTTCGGCGAATTCCTGCGCAACAAGCTCGACGCCCGCGCGGCGGGAGACCGTGCGCGGCTGCATGCGGCGGCCGCGTCGTGGCTCGCGGCCCATGATCACGTATCGGATGCCGTCGGCCACGCGCTCATGGCCGGGGATACGGATTTCGCGGCGAGGCTGGTCGAGACCTGCGCCATGCCGCTCATCATGCAGGGGCACATCCCGCGCCTGACCGAATGGCTGAACCAGCTGCCGGAGGAACTCGTCTCCGGACGCCCCCGCCTTCTTCTCGCGCGCGTCTGGGCGCAGTTCCACATGAGCCGGCCGCGACAGGCCGTGCGCATCCTCAAGCAGGCCAAGGACCTGATCGAGCGGCTGGCTGCCGACGACCGGCTCGGACCGGCGGTCGCCCGGTCGCTCAAGGCGGAACTGCGCACCCTGACGGCCGGTGTCATCAGCGCCAGCGACCGCTCGCGTTCGGCCACCCGCGCAGCGGCGCGCTGGCTGCCGGATTTTCCCGAGGACGAGCCTTTCGCGCGCGGGACGCTCGCCAACATCGCCGCCTTCTCGCACTACTCGCTCGGCGAACTCGATGCGTCCCGCTTGCTCAGCCTCAAGGCGCGCGACTACCATTCCATGTCGGGCTCGGTCTTCGGCGTCGTCTATTCAGACCTGCTGCTCGGGCTGGTGGACATCGCCGCCGGAGACCTGTGCGGTGCGCACGAGCATCTCGACCGTGCCTGCCGCCTCGCCCGCGAGCGGCTCGGCCAGGGCTCCTACGCGGAAGCCATGTCGGCGATCTTCCTCGTCGAACTCGCCTATGAATGGAACGATCTGCAGGGCGCCGAGCGCATCCTGCACCAGCATCGCCAGCTGATCGAGGAGTGCGGCCTCGTCGTGCACGAGATGGCCTGCAAGCTGCACCTGGCGCGGCTCGCCGCGGCGCGCGGACGCCACGATGACGCGCTGATCCACCTCGAAGCGGCCGAGCGGCTCGGCATCGAGAAGCGCTACAGGCGGCTGACGGCCAGTGCGCTCAACGAGCGCGTGCGCATGCTGCTGGCGCTGGGCGACGTTCGCGCGGCGCGGCTCGCCCTGCGCTCGCGCGGCATCGAGGTCTCGCCGGGAGCGCTGTCGGGGCCGATCCATCCGATGGAGGAGAACCTGCGCATCGGCGCCGCCCGCCTGCTGATCGCCGAGGATCGGCCGAAGGAGGCGGTGGCGCTGCTGGAGCGGGTTGCCGCGCGCATGCGCAGCGACGGCCGCATGCGCGGCTTCATGCAGGTCCGCGCTCTGGTGGCGGTCGCCGCGCGTCGGGCAGGCGAGCCGCTGCTGGCGCTCGCCGCCGCGGTCGATACGGTCACGCTGGCGCAGCAGCAGCAGGCCGTGCGCTCGCTGGTCGACGAGGGCGCGCCGATGCTGCAGGTGCTCGATTTCGCCCGTACCCGTATCCCGGCCTGGTCGGGTACCTCTGAAACCGCCGTCTTCGTCGAGACGCTGTTCCGCGCCTTCGGTCGCTGCGGCATCGACCGGTCGCTGGGCGGTGCTCTCTTTCCCCGCCCGGGACGCGACCTTTTGAGCCGCAAGGAAATGGAGGTGGCGACGCTGCTGATGTGCGCCTGCACCAACCGTCAGCTGGCAGAGACCCTGGCGATGGCGCCGGACACGGTGAAGTGGCACCTGAAGAACATCTTCGGCAAGCTCGGCGTCGCGAACCGCACCGAGGCGGTGCTGCGGCTGCGCGAGATCGGCATCGACCCCGCGCCGATGCCACCCCCGCCCAGGCATGCGACGACCCCACCCGAACGGGTAGGGTGAAAAAGACTACCCCTTACCCGAAAGTGGCGGGACAGGGGCGCCCGGCTGCGCGAACATTCCCGGCATCGCGGCAATGGGGCGTGAGGCGTGATGACGACGGGTTTCGTCTTCCATGAACTCTATCTGTGGCACAACACCTGGAACTGGAACCAGGTGTTTCCGCCCGGCCTGACCATCCAGCCCGGCACCCACGCCGAGAATCCCGAGACCAAGCGGCGCCTGCGCAACCTCATGGAGGTGAGCGGCATCCTCGATCACCTCGTCCCCATCAAGCCGCGGCCGGCGACCGTGGACGAGCTCCTGCGCGTCCACACGCCCGGCCATGTCGCCAGGATCAGGGAGATCAGCGACCGCGGCTATGGCGACGCCAGCACGCTGACGCCGATGGGCGCCGGCAGCTACGAGATCGCGCTGCTGGCGGCCGGCGGCGCCATCGAGGCGGTCGCTGCCGTGATGGCCGGAAAGGTCGACAATGCCTATGCTCTGGTACGCCCGCCGGGGCACCATGCGACGGCCGACGTCGGCATGGGCTTCTGCCTGTTTTCCAACGCGGCGGTGGCCATCCGCCACGCCCAGCAGGCGCTCGGCGTCG
The nucleotide sequence above comes from Aquibium microcysteis. Encoded proteins:
- a CDS encoding DUF3830 family protein, whose amino-acid sequence is MSERKLYIKFLEANVTGIISLYEDVAPKTCDAIWGALHQPIQWPALHASFTGPEIMMGLPESAQTFDPRSLGPENITSFPAAGELLWFYQPKNYFKMDPDEFWEIGLVYGEGARTAGPTGWTAPNFWGKVTENFDAVVEQCRVIRRKGERMVELGRVK
- a CDS encoding LuxR C-terminal-related transcriptional regulator, with product MIGTKMHPPHLRAALIERARLLRLLGQAAEGKLTIVSSPAGFGKSTLLAQWAQSVEGGRVAWLSIDRLDNDLARFLKYLAGTLHRVDPEIAENAGSLIDSSPVTPVDSLLTSIINDLSRAAEPIFLVLDDAHLIVSQEIAAFLNALVAYAPPAFHVVLATRGDLPIELAGMKMKGQVVSLGDGDLRFSLEESEDYLLNVCGLDLAIPAIVSLHRKTEGWPAGLQLAALALAHEASPEAFIAEFSGSQRDVATFLAHDVLARQRPEIQEFLLRTSVLDRFCLGLSRALCPDIDCAAALETVERSNLFLIALDNSGQWFRYHHLFGEFLRNKLDARAAGDRARLHAAAASWLAAHDHVSDAVGHALMAGDTDFAARLVETCAMPLIMQGHIPRLTEWLNQLPEELVSGRPRLLLARVWAQFHMSRPRQAVRILKQAKDLIERLAADDRLGPAVARSLKAELRTLTAGVISASDRSRSATRAAARWLPDFPEDEPFARGTLANIAAFSHYSLGELDASRLLSLKARDYHSMSGSVFGVVYSDLLLGLVDIAAGDLCGAHEHLDRACRLARERLGQGSYAEAMSAIFLVELAYEWNDLQGAERILHQHRQLIEECGLVVHEMACKLHLARLAAARGRHDDALIHLEAAERLGIEKRYRRLTASALNERVRMLLALGDVRAARLALRSRGIEVSPGALSGPIHPMEENLRIGAARLLIAEDRPKEAVALLERVAARMRSDGRMRGFMQVRALVAVAARRAGEPLLALAAAVDTVTLAQQQQAVRSLVDEGAPMLQVLDFARTRIPAWSGTSETAVFVETLFRAFGRCGIDRSLGGALFPRPGRDLLSRKEMEVATLLMCACTNRQLAETLAMAPDTVKWHLKNIFGKLGVANRTEAVLRLREIGIDPAPMPPPPRHATTPPERVG